Genomic segment of Methanobrevibacter ruminantium:
TAGTGGTAGTTCCATCAGGTTTAGCCACTGGATCAAGTGATGACCCTCTTGCCTTTGGAATGATTATTATGTCGTCATCACCTTTTACTCTAGTAGCTATTGCATATTCAATGTCTTGAGGGTCGAAGATGTCAACATCCTCATCCACTACTACAACATGCTTCAAGGATGGGTGAGCTGCAAGAGCTGCCATCATCACATTCTTTGCATCTCCTTCAGTTTGCTTCTTGATTGACACTGCAGCATGCAACCAGCAGCAGCCTCCTTCTGTTAACACTACGTTTTGCACGGTAGGCAAAGTGTTTTTAACTGCATTGAAAATTCTAGGCTCTTGTGGAAGTCCTTGCAAAAGCTTGTGCTCAAATCCAGCAGGGAGAATCGCATGATACATTGCATTTTCCTTTTTGATATACATTTTAGTTATATTGATAACAGGTTCATCCCTGATGTGGTCGTAAGTGTCAGTCAAATCAACAAACGGCCCTTCCTTATGGGTTTCAGTAACTGATATGGAACCTTCAAGAATGATATCAGCATCAGGCACTTTAAGGTCGCCTTTGCAGTTTACAAGGGTTAGCTCTCCATTCTTAAATGCATTAGCAACTTCCATCTCATCAGCATCGATTGGAATTGAAGTGGTACTTGCAAGAAGTGTTGATGGATCCATTCCAATAGCTATTGCAATCTGTAGGTCTTTTCCTTGTGCCTTAGCCTTTTGGAAATAGGTATAAAGGTTTCTAGGTACAATACGAATAGCCAATGTCTTTTTATCCAATACAAGCATTCTGTGAATGGATGCATTTTGAACTCCAGTTTCAGGGTCCTTTGCAATCACGACTCCAGCTGTAATGTAAGCTCCAGCGTCACGTTTATAGTGGGTTAGAATAGGTAATTTTGTTAAATCAGCTCTTTTTGTATTGTATTCCTCTTTAGGGTCAATGAAATCAGTTACTGGAATAGGATTGTTCATTCCATCTATAATCTTTTGAGTTATTTCACTGACCTCACATCCAAGGGAATCAGCTATTTTTTGACGTGTATTGCATATTCCGGATACTACCGGCATGTCAAAGCCTTTTACATTGTTTAATATTACAGTATCCTTTGGATATTGCTTTAATATTTTAGTTGCCTCATAAACTGGGTCAACTTCCTTATCAATTTGAATAATCTTCATATCTGCCATGATAATCACTTTATAGGTTTTTAGTAAATAATATTAGAAATAATAATTTTCGTTTAGATATTTTAAGTTGTCATAAATTAATAATGATATTTATAAATCCCCTGATTTACTTCTAATCCATTTCAATCGCTCTTCCACCTTTTCATCGTTAAGTGCAAGTATTTCTCCAGCTACTATTGCCGCATTTTTTCCATTATCAATGCCAACGGTTCCAATTGGCATTCCAGGAGGCATGTTTACCATAGAGTATAAGGCATCTTGGCCTGAGAGTTTTTTCTCACATGGAACTCCTATTACCGGCTTTTCACTTAAGGCGACTATGGATCCAGCCACTACACTTGAAAGTCCGCTTATAGCTATGAATACTTTTGCATTTGCCCTTTTTGCCATGTACTCCTCGAATGCTTCGACATCCCTTACAGGTGAAATGTAATCGAGCTTGTAGCTGATATGCATTCTTTCAAGCAAAATAGCAGTTTTTTGTGCAATTGCACTGTCTGAATGGCTTCCAGCTAGAATCATAACATCTGGAGTGTTGTCCAAGGTCTCATTGTATTCGGTCTTTTCATAACTTATGTCTGACAAGTAGTCCTTGTTAAGATATTCCCCTTCTATGTCTGCTAAAAGTTCTTTCTCTCCATTTTCAACCTTTTCCTGATATTCTTCTCTAAGCTTGGAAATATTTGCTTTCACATCTTTATTATGAGATGCTATTATTTGTCCTGCAAGGATGGCTGCATTGTCTCCCCTGTTTATTCCAACGGTTGGAACAGCTATTGGGTAAGGCATTTGAACACATGCATATAAGGCATCCAGCCCTTCAATTGCTCCATCTACAGGAACACCTATTACAGGCCTGTGTGTATATGCAGCTATTGCACCTGGCAAGTGTGCTGCAA
This window contains:
- a CDS encoding UbiD family decarboxylase, which encodes MADMKIIQIDKEVDPVYEATKILKQYPKDTVILNNVKGFDMPVVSGICNTRQKIADSLGCEVSEITQKIIDGMNNPIPVTDFIDPKEEYNTKRADLTKLPILTHYKRDAGAYITAGVVIAKDPETGVQNASIHRMLVLDKKTLAIRIVPRNLYTYFQKAKAQGKDLQIAIAIGMDPSTLLASTTSIPIDADEMEVANAFKNGELTLVNCKGDLKVPDADIILEGSISVTETHKEGPFVDLTDTYDHIRDEPVINITKMYIKKENAMYHAILPAGFEHKLLQGLPQEPRIFNAVKNTLPTVQNVVLTEGGCCWLHAAVSIKKQTEGDAKNVMMAALAAHPSLKHVVVVDEDVDIFDPQDIEYAIATRVKGDDDIIIIPKARGSSLDPVAKPDGTTTKVGVDATKSILEREKFERVSFSE
- the purE gene encoding 5-(carboxyamino)imidazole ribonucleotide mutase; this encodes MVPKVMIILGSASDRKIAEKATKILEKLQIPYSLKVASAHRTHDKVKGLVIDGTKDGVEVFIAIAGLAAHLPGAIAAYTHRPVIGVPVDGAIEGLDALYACVQMPYPIAVPTVGINRGDNAAILAGQIIASHNKDVKANISKLREEYQEKVENGEKELLADIEGEYLNKDYLSDISYEKTEYNETLDNTPDVMILAGSHSDSAIAQKTAILLERMHISYKLDYISPVRDVEAFEEYMAKRANAKVFIAISGLSSVVAGSIVALSEKPVIGVPCEKKLSGQDALYSMVNMPPGMPIGTVGIDNGKNAAIVAGEILALNDEKVEERLKWIRSKSGDL